Within Thermovirga sp., the genomic segment AACGGCGTCCATGTCAGCCTCCTTGAGGAAACGGCCGGCGTTGAGTACGGCGTCTTCGTCGCTCACCTGGTAGCTGAGGAAGGGCATGTCCCCTATGCAGAAGGTATTGGGCGCCCCCCTTCGAACAGCCTGGCTGTGGCGGATGCAGTCTTCCATCGTGACCGGTACGGTGCCTTCATAACCGAGTACCACCATGCCCAGGGAATCACCGACAAGGATCATGTCCATCCCGGCCGCCTCGGCAAAGGAAGCGGTCGGAAAATCGTAGGCGGTGATCCATGCAGCAAGGTCCCCGGCCTGCTTCATCTGGATAAACTCGAGTCTTCCTTTTTTCTTGGCCATCGGTAAAGATCCTCCTCAAAAAGTATTATTCGCCCCTCAACAGGGTGGTATCCAAGGCTCTCTTCGACAATATATTCAAAAGTGAAACCCTCGTCCCTTCCCGGAGTGGTCTCCCTACGACCGTTGTCCTCACCCCCCGTGGGGAAAAAGGATCTTGATCCCGATGGCGATAAGGATCAAGCCTCCCATTACCGTCGCCTTACCCCCGGCCCTTCTCCCGATCCGGTTGGCAAGACTCATGCCGACAGCGACGATACCGAAAGTCAAAATACCGATAACAGAAGAGGTAAAGAAGGGAGCAAGGCCTAGAGGTGCGAAACCCACCCCCGCAACCAGTGCATCCAGACTTGTTCCTACGGCGAGGAGAATTAGCGGAAGGCCCTTGGTGGGGTCAGCTGCAGTATAAAAACATTCTTCCCTTTGCTTCAGCCCTTCCAACACCATTTTGCCGCCCACGAAGGCCAGGAGACCGAAGGCAATCCATTGACTCGCCCCGTTAGGCATGGATAGGACCTTTCTGACAGCCACCCAACCCAACAGGGGCATGAGGGCCTGGAAGAGTCCGAAGATCCCCGAGACCCGAATAACCGGCGCAGCAGAAAAGTGGAAAGGGGTACAAATCACTATGGCTATGGAGACGGCCAAGGCGTCCATGGCAAGGCTGAGGCCGAGAAAGGCAGAAACAAACGGTTCTACCATTGTTCGCGCTCCCTGAAAATATCCGGGAGTGATACCTCGGGGGGAGGTCCCAAAAGAGCGTGGGTGGCATCCAGTTCGAAGTCAAAGAGTATCTTGGAAATCGCAAGGCTGGTGATATCATCGGTCTCGAAAGGGATCGAGAAGCGCCTGTAGCCGAACTGTTCGGCAAAGAAAGAGCTGGAACCGTTATCCGTGGCGGTGGCAGCCATTATCTCCTGCAGGGCCAGGAAACACTTACTTTCGTTGAGGAGAAGGCTATCCCCGACCAAGACGATGACCTTGCACTCGTCCACGAGCATGAACCTGTCCCAGACACCGCAAACTGCCAGCCCGGCGCTCACCCCCGGGAATACCTGGGCGAATAAGCCTAACAGGGCCTCCATCATGGCGGAATAGCCGAAAATCAACGAGAAACCCCCGTCATAGTGATGGCGGCGTCCCGGGATCAAAAGATTTTCTCGAAATAGCGGTCCAACTTGTCCCGTTTCAGTGCTCTCCACGAAAAGAAGCTCACTGTCCATTCCCAGGGCGAGAGATGCGATCTTTCCCAGTTGGTCGCTGTGAAGAAGGTTGACCGAAACGGGGTTGAAGTCCTTCGCATAAGGTGTCCAGGGTGCTATGTCCAAATCCATGTTCTGATCCCAATAGGGAAGTATGCCCATCGGTTAAATCTTCCTCCATGATTCTCACCGAGGATTATACCCCGACCGGGGTCTTAGCAGGGTGTCCATGAGGTTTTTCATTTCCAGGTCGCCCCTGATACCGAAACGGGTCAAGGTAAAATCATACTTGGTAGGATCCTCGGGACAGATCATTCTGAATGCGCGGGTCGCTTCGATTACGGCCCGCTGGTCGGCACTTTTCCTTGCGACGAGTCCCAGGTCGGCGCAAATCCTGTGCATATGGGTATCGAGGGGGATCATGAGGTCCACCGGGCCAATGCATTTCCAACCACCGGGGTCAATGGAATCCCGCCTGACCATCCACTTGAGGAAAAGATGATACCTCTTGCAAGCGCTTCCAAGGGCAAGGTCCGGGAGAAGGGTGTTATTCCTCCCGGCCGAAAAGGATCGAAGCGCCCCGTAGAGCGCGCGAAGCCCTCCCAGGGACTTCTCGGGGGAATCGTGAACCCCCGAGGTGAAAAGGTTCTCGAGGGAACCCCATTCCCTGAGGGCTTTCCTTATTGAGAAAAGGAGGTCAAAGAGGTCACGAGAATCGGTGAAACGGTGGCGAAAACCATGGCAAACCTCCCCTAACGTCCCGTCATCCGATTCGAGAAGAAAATCTCGGGGGCTGCCCCGCATTTTATCCAGGACTCTCCGCGCGCTTTTAACAATCTGGGAGGCCCTGCCGTAGGCCAAACTTGACGCGACGACCCCCGCAACCTCCCTATCAAGGGGGTCGGGAAAGCCTCTCACCGCCGAGACGGGATCTGGTTCAACGTACTCGAGCCTGTTGTAGCGCTGATACAAAACCTCGAACTGCTCGGCCAGGAAGGCGATCCTCCGGGGCGAAAGCCCGGGCACAGGGTTTTTCACGACAGGCCTCCCGAACCGCGGTTGCCAAGGGCCAAAGGTTTCTTGGTCACGAGACACCCCGGGGCAGAATTCATCGCTTCAAGGAATCTCGTTCAGGATGAAAGTCGGTGCATTCCTGGGCGACTTTCCCTTTTTGACCTCACGGTAGTGGGCATAGGTGAGAGGCCGTCCTTCACCAAGCCGGCGAGACGACAACACCTCGCCGAAGAACATGACGTGGGTGAAAATCTCCATCTCCTTTACGACCCTGGCCTCGATAACGGCGATGGAATGCTCGAGTACAAGGGGGACTCCCGTCTGGCCCGTTTCGAAAGAGCAACTTTCAAACTTGTTGAAATCCCGGCCGCACTTGAAACCAAAATTGCCAATGAAGGTCATGGGAGCATCCTCCCCGAGGACCGAGACGCTGAAAACCCCGGAGTCCCTGACACATTCGGTGGTCAGATTTTCCCTGTGCAGGCAGGCCGCTACGGCGATGGGATCCGCAGTGACCTGCAGAACAGCGTTGGCGATCTGGCCATTGAACTTGTCGCCCTTTATCGAACTGACAATATAGAGCCCGTAGGAAAGGGCGTGGAGTGCCCTCTTGTCGATCGCGGCCTCCATGAAGACCGACCTCCTTTACTCTCGGTTCGGCTACGTGGCACCAGGAACCCAGGAAAACGCCCTTTCACGAAGAAGTGGAACAAGGACCAATCTCGATCAACCGGGGAGGACGTGAGTCCTCCCCGGAGTCCTCTTTTAACTTTTCCAGAGTCCGTGGATATTGCAGTATTCCCTGGCCGAAACGCTCTCCCCGTCCTCGGCGAAGAAAGCCTCTGGGGCGTCGCCCGGTTTCAGAAATTGCTTGCAGTTTTTCCCATCGATGATCACCTGGATCCATTCTATGTAATGCTTTTCGATCATTGGATGGGGAATACTTCCGACCTTGACCAGGAGACCCCCGTCCTTCTTTTCGATGACGGGAACGTGCTTCTCGGTGGTAAAGTCGGCGGTCTGCTCCTCCATCAGCATCATGGGCTGTCCACAGCAAACCAGTTCACCCTTACCGACGTGCAGTAGTTCGACAACATTTCCACAGAGTTCACACTTGAAGATGTCCAGTTGCTTCGCCATTCTGGCTGCACCTCCATTATGGTTTTTCTGTCTTGCGCCTTATTTTACCACTTCCTTCAGCCACAACCCTTTATTGACTACGCTCTTTTGAAATCTTTAAAATTTTCCCGGCTATACTTGCACCCCTACGCCCTTTTGTCAACGGAAAAGGCCCCCTTGGAGGGGGCCCTGCGATGGACTTGTCACCGTGGACGAATCGGTCACGTTCTTATGCCGCGTTCCTCAGGTGTGCCAGGGACGATGCTGTCCCAGAAGGCAGCACAGATCCCTGCGACCGCCATGGGGGTCTTGAGAATGGCCCAGATCATCTGTCCGGGGATCCCCAGGGCAAAGAAGGCCTCCTGCTGGCCTTCGGTCCAACCCGGAAGGCCCAGGGCCATCAGGAACGCAAACCCCACGATCAGG encodes:
- a CDS encoding manganese efflux pump, with the translated sequence MVEPFVSAFLGLSLAMDALAVSIAIVICTPFHFSAAPVIRVSGIFGLFQALMPLLGWVAVRKVLSMPNGASQWIAFGLLAFVGGKMVLEGLKQREECFYTAADPTKGLPLILLAVGTSLDALVAGVGFAPLGLAPFFTSSVIGILTFGIVAVGMSLANRIGRRAGGKATVMGGLILIAIGIKILFPHGG
- a CDS encoding TIGR02757 family protein is translated as MKNPVPGLSPRRIAFLAEQFEVLYQRYNRLEYVEPDPVSAVRGFPDPLDREVAGVVASSLAYGRASQIVKSARRVLDKMRGSPRDFLLESDDGTLGEVCHGFRHRFTDSRDLFDLLFSIRKALREWGSLENLFTSGVHDSPEKSLGGLRALYGALRSFSAGRNNTLLPDLALGSACKRYHLFLKWMVRRDSIDPGGWKCIGPVDLMIPLDTHMHRICADLGLVARKSADQRAVIEATRAFRMICPEDPTKYDFTLTRFGIRGDLEMKNLMDTLLRPRSGYNPR
- a CDS encoding flavin reductase translates to MEAAIDKRALHALSYGLYIVSSIKGDKFNGQIANAVLQVTADPIAVAACLHRENLTTECVRDSGVFSVSVLGEDAPMTFIGNFGFKCGRDFNKFESCSFETGQTGVPLVLEHSIAVIEARVVKEMEIFTHVMFFGEVLSSRRLGEGRPLTYAHYREVKKGKSPRNAPTFILNEIP
- a CDS encoding desulfoferrodoxin codes for the protein MAKQLDIFKCELCGNVVELLHVGKGELVCCGQPMMLMEEQTADFTTEKHVPVIEKKDGGLLVKVGSIPHPMIEKHYIEWIQVIIDGKNCKQFLKPGDAPEAFFAEDGESVSAREYCNIHGLWKS